Proteins from one Candidatus Margulisiibacteriota bacterium genomic window:
- the ugpC gene encoding sn-glycerol-3-phosphate ABC transporter ATP-binding protein UgpC encodes MASVQLKDLVKSYDGKNLIVKNIDLTIKDGEFLVLVGPSGCGKTTSLRMIAGLEEITAGEVLIDGKVVNDVPPKDRDIAMVFQNYALYPHMSVRENMSFGLKLRRIPPNLIKERVDEASEILGLGEYLDRKPKQLSGGQRQRVALGRAIVRHPKVFLMDEPLSNLDAKLRVQTRGEIKKLHNRLSATIVYVTHDQVEAMTLGDRIAVMDGGIIQQCAPAITVYDQPTNIFVGGFIGSPSMNFIKGRILKSGRVYEFEAENFKLQLPKDLTAEYDRLLDKDLTLGIRPTDIYDKTALPWLHLEKEQPVPVKVDFSEKLGMENYVYVHAGTQQITARVDSHIECRENQDLDLYLNLKKMHIFDAVTQRVLI; translated from the coding sequence ATGGCAAGTGTGCAGCTTAAAGATTTGGTCAAGTCCTACGATGGCAAAAATCTTATCGTAAAAAACATCGACCTCACGATCAAAGACGGCGAGTTTTTAGTGCTGGTCGGGCCGTCTGGCTGCGGCAAAACGACCTCGCTGCGCATGATCGCCGGTCTTGAAGAAATTACAGCTGGCGAGGTTTTGATCGACGGCAAAGTGGTCAATGATGTGCCGCCCAAAGACCGCGATATCGCTATGGTCTTCCAAAACTATGCGCTCTATCCGCACATGAGTGTCCGGGAGAATATGTCTTTTGGCCTGAAACTGCGCAGGATCCCGCCGAATCTTATCAAGGAGAGGGTTGACGAAGCTTCGGAAATTTTGGGTTTGGGTGAATATCTCGACCGCAAGCCCAAACAGCTTTCCGGCGGCCAGAGGCAGCGCGTGGCTCTGGGACGCGCGATCGTCCGCCACCCCAAAGTGTTTTTGATGGACGAGCCGCTGTCCAACCTTGACGCTAAACTGCGCGTGCAGACCCGCGGCGAGATTAAAAAACTGCATAACCGCCTTAGCGCGACGATAGTGTATGTGACGCACGACCAGGTGGAAGCCATGACGCTCGGCGACCGCATTGCCGTGATGGACGGCGGCATTATTCAGCAATGCGCGCCAGCGATCACTGTTTACGATCAGCCGACCAATATTTTTGTTGGCGGATTTATCGGTTCGCCGTCGATGAATTTCATCAAAGGCCGTATTCTCAAATCCGGCCGCGTTTATGAGTTTGAGGCGGAAAATTTTAAACTGCAGCTGCCCAAGGATTTGACCGCTGAGTACGACCGGCTGCTGGACAAAGACCTGACGCTGGGTATTCGCCCGACAGACATTTATGACAAAACCGCGCTGCCGTGGTTGCATCTGGAAAAAGAACAGCCGGTGCCGGTCAAGGTGGATTTCAGCGAAAAACTCGGTATGGAAAATTATGTCTATGTGCATGCCGGAACCCAGCAAATCACCGCGCGTGTGGATTCGCACATCGAGTGCCGCGAAAATCAGGATCTAGACCTGTATCTCAATCTCAAAAAAATGCATATCTTCGACGCGGTGACACAGCGGGTTTTGATTTAA